From a region of the Phaseolus vulgaris cultivar G19833 chromosome 6, P. vulgaris v2.0, whole genome shotgun sequence genome:
- the LOC137833204 gene encoding protein ALTERED SEED GERMINATION 2-like has protein sequence MDSVPFLDDNIHAILDSESLHSEVKHTLQTHSFLVRKLSLDGKLEEVKHTLQTHSSLVRKLSLDGELEEVKHTLQTHSSLVRKLSLDGELEVRLFNLSRSSNTPYALLQCHSQRVKKLAVEDGTPTVVWSASEDGTLRQHDFREGSSCPPAVSSHQECRNIVLDLRGESKRSLADPPKQVLSLKSFDISSTRPHLLLVGGSDSFARLYDRRMLPSLSSCRKTMSLPPCVNYFCPMHLSDRGHSSIHLTHVTFSPDRHEVLLSYSGEHAICFCLFVQLEIWILKLRQYLFFFHYAAGVNEMQYASGDVSKDDDLLSNN, from the exons ATGGACTCCGTTCCCTTTCTTGATGACAACATACACGCGATTCTTGACTCAGAATCTCTCCACTCG GAGGTTAAACACACTTTGCAGACTCATTCCTTCCTCGTTCGGAAGCTTTCCCTAGACGGAAAGTTAGAG GAGGTTAAACACACTTTGCAGACTCATTCCTCCCTCGTTCGGAAGCTTTCCCTAGACGGAGAGTTAGAG GAGGTTAAACACACTTTGCAGACTCATTCCTCCCTCGTTCGGAAGCTTTCCCTAGACGGAGAGTTAGAG GTCCGGTTGTTTAACTTGTCTCGCTCTAGCAACACTCCATATGCACTTTTACAATGCCACTCTCAAAGAGTCAAGAAATTGGCT GTTGAAGATGGCACCCCTACTGTAGTATGGAGTGCTAGTGAAGATGGGACCTTGAGACAACATGATTTTCGAGAAGGTAGCTCTTGTCCTCCAGCTGTGTCTTCACACCAAGAGTGTCGAAATATAGTT CTTGACTTACGAGGTGAATCTAAAAGATCACTTGCTGATCCTCCTAAACAAGTCCTTTCTTTAAAGTCTTTTGATATTAGTTCAACTAGGCCTCATTTGCTCCTTGTTGGTGGAAG TGATTCCTTTGCACGCTTATATGATAGAAGGATGCTGCCATCTCTTAGCTCATGTCGAAAAACAATGTCTCTTCCTCCTTGCGTTAATTACTTTTGTCCAATGCATCTTTCTGATCGT GGACATTCAAGCATACACTTAACTCATGTTACATTCAGTCCGGATAGACATGAGGTTCTCCTCAGCTATAGTGGAGAGCATGCTatatgtttttgtttgtttgttcaACTTGAGATATGG ATTTTAAAGTTGAGAcagtacttatttttttttcattatgcagCTGGAGTGAATGAGATGCAATATGCTTCAGGAGACGTATCAAAAGATGATGACTTACTCTCCAATAATTAA